Proteins from a single region of Ziziphus jujuba cultivar Dongzao chromosome 1, ASM3175591v1:
- the LOC107434297 gene encoding pectinesterase codes for MAESDSKQLFAGMQDSGKLQTSPSPSNKRKKLFLALFSTLLLVAAVIGIVAGVNSRKSSSDDIDDTSPSHTILRTSCSSTLYPDLCYSAITTANVTHKVSSQKDVIELSLNITTTAVEHNYFTVKKLLKRKNLTKREKTALHDCLETIDETLDELHDAVEDLEEYPNKKSLIRHADDLKTLISSAITNQETCLDGFSHDEADKHVREVLLAGQLHVEHMCSNALAMIKNMTDTDIAAENKLTNRKLKEQEESDWPAWLSAADRRILQSSDVTPNVVVAADGSGNYKTVSAAVAAAPDNSKTRYVIKIKAGVYRENVEVGKKKKNIMFLGEGRTTTIITGSRNVVDGSTTFKSATVAVVGERFLAKELTFQNTAGPSKHQAVALRVGADLSAFYRVDVLAYQDTLYVHSNRQFFINSFISGTVDFIFGNAAVVLQDCDIHARKPNSGQKNMVTAQGRLDPNQNTGIVIQKSRIGATSDLKSVQSKFPTFLGRPWKEYSRTVIMQSAISDVIDPAGWHEWSGNFALSTLFYAEYQNTGAGAGTSKRVNWKGYKVITSATEAQGFTPGTFIAGSSWLGSTGFPFSLGL; via the exons ATGGCTGAGTCCGACTCTAAACAACTCTTCGCCGGAATGCAAGATTCCGGCAAATTACAAACATCTCCCTCTCCCTCCAATAAACGCAAGAAGCTTTTCTTGGCTCTTTTTTCTACTCTTCTACTCGTTGCCGCCGTCATCGGCATCGTCGCCGGAGTAAATTCTCGTAAGAGCAGCTCCGACGACATAGACGACACCTCACCATCACATACCATACTAAGAACCTCATGTAGCAGCACATTGTACCCTGATTTATGCTACTCAGCCATTACCACAGCCAATGTGACCCATAAAGTTTCATCCCAAAAGGATGTCATTGAACTCTCCCTCAACATCACCACCACAGCCGTCGAACACAACTACTTCACCGTCAAGAAGCTCCTCAAGAGGAAAAACCTCACCAAGCGAGAAAAAACAGCCCTCCACGACTGTCTCGAAACCATTGACGAGACCCTCGACGAGCTCCATGACGCCGTCGAGGATCTCGAAGAGTATCCAAACAAGAAATCTCTAATCCGACACGCAGACGACCTCAAAACCTTGATAAGCTCCGCCATAACCAACCAAGAGACTTGCTTAGACGGCTTCTCGCACGACGAAGCCGATAAGCATGTACGGGAAGTGTTGCTTGCCGGACAACTGCACGTGGAACACATGTGCAGCAATGCATTGGCCATGATCAAGAACATGACTGATACTGACATAGCCGCCGAGAATAAACTGACGAACAGGAAGCTGAAGGAACAGGAAGAAAGTGATTGGCCGGCGTGGTTGTCCGCAGCCGACAGGAGGATTTTGCAGTCGTCGGATGTGACACCGAACGTGGTGGTGGCTGCAGATGGAAGCGGTAACTACAAGACGGTATCGGCAGCGGTGGCCGCTGCTCCGGATAACAGCAAGACCAGATACGTGATCAAAATCAAAGCAGGAGTTTACAGAGAAAATGTGGAagttgggaagaagaagaagaacatcaTGTTTTTAGGAGAAGGAAGAACTACTACCATCATCACTGGAAGCAGAAACGTGGTGGATGGAAGCACAACCTTTAAATCTGCTACAGTAG CCGTGGTGGGTGAAAGATTCCTAGCCAAGGAACTGACATTCCAAAACACAGCTGGTCCATCAAAGCACCAAGCCGTGGCACTAAGAGTGGGAGCTGACCTCTCAGCATTTTACCGTGTGGACGTATTGGCCTACCAAGACACACTCTACGTCCACTCCAACCGTCAATTCTTCATCAACAGTTTCATCTCCGGCACCGTCGATTTCATCTTCGGAAACGCCGCCGTCGTTCTCCAAGACTGCGACATCCATGCACGCAAACCCAATTCCGGCCAGAAAAACATGGTGACGGCACAAGGCCGTCTCGACCCGAACCAGAACACCGGGATCGTGATCCAGAAATCGAGGATCGGCGCGACCTCGGATCTGAAATCTGTCCAGAGCAAATTCCCGACTTTCCTGGGGAGACCATGGAAAGAATATTCAAGGACAGTGATAATGCAGAGTGCAATCAGCGACGTGATTGACCCGGCTGGTTGGCACGAATGGAGTGGGAATTTCGCATTGAGTACGTTGTTTTATGCAGAGTATCAGAATACAGGTGCTGGAGCAGGGACTTCGAAGAGGGTGAATTGGAAGGGTTACAAGGTCATTACAAGTGCCACTGAGGCTCAAGGCTTTACACCTGGAACATTCATTGCTGGTAGTAGTTGGTTGGGTTCTACTGGATTTCCATTTTCTCTTGGTTTGTAA
- the LOC132803697 gene encoding zinc finger BED domain-containing protein DAYSLEEPER-like, which yields MAEASGSTIGSTPHDKDQSSSTPFSDNSTPISTPQEIPSQEDINQTSIEVCDEDSSQVIGKRKLISVVWNHFKKVKIDGVDKAVCNYCSKKLGGGSRNGTRHLHDHFKRCPLRTQKDIRQAILNPTTDVGGKVKVGTYTFDQENARKELANMIVLHEYPLSIVEHYGFRRFINTVQPLFKAVSRNTIRNDIFKLYDYEKSKTMELLEKNYGRVAITTDMWTSNQNRGFMAITAHFIDDGWILQSRIIRYFISLYIKFHIYWIVLCI from the coding sequence atGGCTGAAGCTAGTGGTTCGACAATTGGAAGCACTCCACATGACAAGGATCAATCATCATCAACACCTTTTAGCGACAATTCGACTCCAATTAGTACTCCTCAAGAAATACCTAGTCAAGAAGATATAAATCAAACTTCGATAGAGGTATGTGACGAGGATAGTAGTCAagtaattggaaaaagaaaattgatttcggTTGTGTggaatcattttaaaaaggtaaagatAGATGGGGTGGATAAGGCCGTATGTAACTATTGTAGTAAGAAACTAGGAGGAGGGAGTAGAAATGGAACAAGACATTTGCATGATCATTTTAAAAGGTGTCCTCTTCGAACACAAAAGGATATTAGGCAAGCAATTTTGAATCCTACTACAGATGTCGGTGGGAAAGTTAAAGTTGGTACATATACGTTTGACCAAGAGAATGCCAGAAAAGAGCTTGCAAACATGATTGTTTTGCATGAATACCCTCTTTCAATAGTTGAACATTATGGGTTTAGGAGGTTTATAAATACGGTTCAACCATTGTTTAAAGCGGTTTCTCGTAATACAATtagaaatgatatttttaaattatatgattacgaaaaatccaaaacaatggaGTTGTTAGAGAAGAATTATGGTAGAGTTGCAATTACTACGGATATGTGGACATCTAACCAAAATAGAGGATTCATGGCTATTACGGcacatttcattgatgatgGTTGGATACTTCAAAGTCGAATTATAAGGTACtttataagtttatatattaaatttcatatttattggattgttttatgtatttag
- the LOC107434427 gene encoding pectinesterase 3 encodes MNSINSFKGYGKVDELEEQAFRRKRRKRLIIIIVSSIILVSVIIGAVAGTLTHRRNSKSSSSSNSVPPTDLTPAMSLKAVCDVTQYPNSCFSSISSLDSSNTTDPEVLFKLSLRVAASELSKLVRYPNQLIAKTNDVRVKEALGVCQTVFEDAVDRLNESISTMEVGEGGKILSESKIDSIKTWLSTAITDQETCLDALKDLNSTQLVKDLSTVMQNSTEFTSNSLAIVAKILGLLTSFNIPIHRRLLGYNYDGGFPDWVSPGDRRLLQEKNVTTVHLTVAKDGTGTNRTIQEAVATVPKKSPTRYVIHVKEGVYVENVELDKSKWNVMLVGDGKDKTIISGHKNFVDGTPTFATATFAVAGRGFIAKDIGFINTAGAEKHQAVALRSGSDQSVFYRCSFDAFQDTLYAHSNRQFYKECVITGTIDFIFGNAAVVFQSCNIQPRQPLPNQFNTITAQGKKDPNQNTGISIQKCSFSPKDANNLTAPTYLGRPWKNFSTTIIMQSSIGSFLNPLGWKEWIPNVEPATTILYAEYKNSGPGSDVSKRVSWAGYKPSLSDEEAVKFTVTSFIQGADWLPQANVEFDAQL; translated from the exons atgaattCCATAAATTCCTTCAAGGGTTATGGAAAAGTAGACGAGCTCGAAGAGCAAGCATTCCGGCGGAAGAGACGTAAGCGTCTCATCATAATAATCGTCTCCTCCATAATCTTGGTCTCAGTCATCATCGGTGCCGTCGCCGGAACCCTCACACACCGGCGAAACTCCAAATCCTCGTCTTCTTCCAACTCTGTTCCTCCAACTGATTTAACCCCAGCCATGTCGCTTAAAGCCGTTTGCGATGTGACTCAGTACCCGAATTCCTGCTTCTCCAGTATCTCTTCCTTAGATTCCTCCAACACCACCGACCCGGAGGTTCTCTTCAAGCTCTCCCTCCGTGTCGCAGCCAGTGAGCTCTCGAAGCTTGTTCGGTACCCTAACCAATTGATCGCCAAGACCAATGATGTCCGTGTCAAGGAAGCTCTGGGAGTTTGCCAGACCGTTTTCGAAGACGCCGTGGACCGCCTCAACGAGTCCATTTCCACCATGGAAGTCGGCGAGGGAGGGAAGATCTTGTCCGAATCGAAGATCGATAGCATCAAGACCTGGCTCAGCACCGCCATTACCGACCAGGAGACCTGCTTGGATGCTCTTAAAGATCTCAATTCCACTCAGCTCGTCAAGGATTTGAGTACCGTTATGCAGAATTCCACCGAGTTCACGAGCAATAGCTTGGCCATTGTGGCTAAGATTTTGGGGCTTTTGACGAGCTTCAACATTCCGATCCACAGGAGGCTTCTGGGTTATAATTATGATGGTGGATTTCCCGATTGGGTAAGTCCCGGAGATAGGAGGCTGCTTCAGGAGAAGAACGTCACGACGGTGCATCTGACGGTGGCGAAAGATGGAACGGGGACTAACCGTACCATTCAGGAGGCGGTGGCGACGGTGCCGAAGAAGAGTCCGACGAGGTACGTGATACATGTGAAGGAAGGGGTTTATGTGGAGAACGTGGAGTTGGACAAGAGCAAGTGGAATGTGATGCTGGTTGGGGATGGCAAAGACAAGACCATCATCTCCGGCCACAAGAACTTTGTGGATGGGACTCCTACCTTTGCCACTGCAACTTTTG CTGTTGCGGGAAGAGGCTTTATTGCAAAAGACATAGGCTTCATTAACACAGCAGGAGCAGAAAAGCACCAGGCAGTGGCACTCCGTTCCGGCTCCGACCAATCTGTGTTCTACCGTTGCTCATTTGATGCCTTCCAAGACACCCTTTACGCCCACTCCAATCGCCAATTCTACAAAGAATGCGTCATTACAGGTACCATAGACTTCATATTTGGCAATGCTGCTGTGGTCTTCCAGAGCTGCAACATCCAGCCAAGGCAGCCTCTCCCCAACCAGTTCAACACCATCACTGCTCAGGGCAAGAAAGATCCAAATCAGAACACTGGCATTTCTATCCAAAAATGCTCATTTTCTCCAAAGGATGCCAATAATCTTACCGCTCCTACGTATCTTGGTAGGCCATGGAAGAACTTCTCTACTACTATCATCATGCAGTCAAGTATTGGGTCTTTTTTGAACCCATTGGGCTGGAAAGAATGGATCCCCAATGTTGAGCCTGCCACTACCATTCTCTATGCTGAATACAAAAACAGTGGGCCTGGATCAGATGTGTCAAAAAGGGTTAGTTGGGCTGGTTATAAGCCCAGTCTTTCAGATGAAGAGGCTGTGAAATTCACTGTGACATCATTCATACAGGGTGCTGATTGGTTGCCTCAGGCAAACGTGGAATTTGATGCTCAATTGTGA
- the LOC107434241 gene encoding alanine aminotransferase 2 produces MRKFVGGILTSLISRSFQLQKHHRSLSSSHSRFLSSTPLLLRRSVSSMADSPSSSLPVTLDTINPKVVKCEYAVRGEIVTLAQRLQEELQAKSGSHPFDEILYCNIGNPQSLGQQPITFFREVLALCDHPIILDKSETQGLFSADSIERAWQILDQIPGRATGAYSHSQGTKGLRDTIAAGIEARDGYPANSNDIFLTDGASPAVHMMMQLLICSGKDGILCPIPQYPLYSASITLHGGTLVPYYLDESAGWGLEISELKKQLEEAKSKGVDVRALVVINPGNPTGQVLAEDNQRQIVEFCKKEGLVLLADEVYQENVYVPDKKFHSFKKISRSMGYGESDLSLVSFQSVSKGYHGECGKRGGYMEVTGFTADIREQIYKMASVNLCSNISGQILASLVMSPPKVGDESYESYSAEREGILSSLAIRAKALEDAFNNLEGVTCNKAEGAMYLFPRIELPQKAIKAAEAANKAPDAFYCIQLLNATGIVVVPGSGFGQVPGTWHFRCTILPQEDKIPAIVNRLTDFHKGFMDTYRN; encoded by the exons ATGCGGAAATTCGTGGGTGGCATTCTCACTAGCCTTATCAGCCGTTCCTTTCAGCTCCAGAAGCATCACcgttctctctcttcttctcacTCGCGTTTCTTGTCGTCtactcctcttcttcttcgtcgTTCTGTTTCTTCCATGGCTgactctccttcttcttcccttcCTGTCACTCTTGACACCATCAATCCCAAG GTTGTGAAATGTGAGTACGCTGTTCGAGGTGAAATTGTCACCCTTGCCCAG AGGTTACAAGAAGAATTACAAGCAAAGTCAGGTTCTCACCCCTTTGATGAG ATACTTTACTGCAATATTGGAAATCCGCAGTCTCTTGGTCAGCAGCCAATAACTTTTTTCCGAGAG GTTCTGGCATTATGTGACCATCCAATCATCTTGGACAAAAGCGAAACACAGGGTCTATTCAG TGCGGATTCAATAGAGAGAGCTTGGCAGATTCTAGATCAGATTCCTGGAAGAGCAACTGGTGCTTATAGTCACAGTCAG GGGACCAAGGGGTTACGTGATACAATTGCTGCTGGAATTGAAGCCCGTGATGGTTATCCGGCTAATTCAAATGATATTTTCTTGACAGATGGTGCAAGCCCAGCG GTCCATATGATGATGCAATTGCTGATATGTTCTGGGAAGGATGGAATACTTTGCCCCATTCCTCAGTACCCTTTGTACTCTGCTTCAATCACTCTCCATGGTGGTACTCTG GTTCCTTACTATCTTGACGAGTCAGCAGGGTGGGGATTGGAGATTTCTGAGCTTAAGAAGCAACTGGAGGAAGCCAAGTCCAAGGGTGTAGATGTAAGGGCCTTGGTTGTTATAAATCCGGGCAACCCAACTGGGCAG GTTCTTGCTGAAGACAACCAGAGGCAAATTGTGGAATTTTGCAAGAAAGAAGGTCTTGTTTTGTTGGCAGATGAG GTATATCAGGAAAATGTATATGTTCCTGATAAAAAATTCCATTCATTCAAAAAGATTTCCCGGTCTATGGGGTATGGTGAGAGTGATTTGTCCTTGGTGTCATTTCAGTCAGTGTCTAAAG GATACCATGGGGAGTGTGGAAAGAGAGGAGGCTACATGGAGGTCACTGGGTTCACTGCTGATATAAgggaacaaatttacaaaatggCGTCTGTAAATCTTTGTTCTAATATATCTGGTCAAATTCTTGCAAGCCTGGTCATGAGTCCACCAAAG GTTGGAGATGAATCTTATGAATCATATTCTGCAGAGAGAGAAGGAATTCTGTCATCCCTAGCAATACGTGCGAAG GCACTGGAAGATGCATTCAACAACTTAGAAGGTGTAACATGCAACAAAGCTGAAGGGGCAATGTATCTCTTCCCCCGTATTGAGCTGCCCCAAAAGGCAATTAAGGCAGCAGAGGCTGCAAACAAAGCACCGGATGCATTCTATTGTATCCAGCTTCTCAATGCCACTGGTATTGTTGTTGTTCCCGGTTCTGGCTTTGGACAG GTTCCAGGCACCTGGCATTTTAGGTGTACGATATTACCCCAAGAGGATAAGATTCCGGCAATCGTCAATAGGTTGACAGACTTCCATAAAGGATTCATGGACACATATCGCAACTGA